CTGCTCGCCCGCCTGAGGCCGCCACAGCACAAGCGACTCCTGCCCGGGCTGCAGTGTCTCAGCCGGCCACACCTCCGCCGGCCGCACCTCAGCCGGACGCACAAGCACCCGTAGCCACTGAGGCTGCAGTACAACAGCCTGCGCCAGCGGTGCCAGCGCAAGAATCGGCACTCGTGCAGCCACCGGCTGAACCGCAGGTGCCTTCGGCCACACCTCAAGCGCAAGATAGCCCGCCCTGGGCCGATGATGAGGGCGAATCGAATTTATATGCAGACGAGCCAAGCCCGGCACCTGAACCCCAGGCCGCGCCCCCCGAGCCTGCCACTGCCGCAGTAGCCCCGGTTGAACCCGCACAGGATGTAGGCACACCGGCAGCGGTTGCGGTGAATGAGGCACCCCAAGCGGTGCAGCAGCCCACACAACCGCAACCCTCACAACAACAATCCTCACCGCAGCTGCCCGTGGGCGAGGTTGTAACGCCCGCACCCCAGGCAGCCCCTGTGGCGGCGCCTGAAGCTGAACAAGCACCCAAAATAACACTGGCAGGCCTTACGCCTGAGCACTGGGTTGATCTCTATTTAGCGCTCGGTGTGGGGGGTGTGCTGCAAAGCACCGCCGCCAATAGCTGCCTGGATTCGGTAGAGGGCAATCAGCTTCGCTTTACCCTTGATGAGGCAAACGCCAACCTGTTCGACCCAAGCCACCAACAGCGCCTGGCCGATGTGATTACCGCCTATTTTGATGCGCCAGTGAGTGTGCAAATTGCACCTGGCCCGCTCACGCGGGAAACGCCCGCGGCCACGGCTATTCGGCTGCGCGCTGAAAAACAGGCGCGCGCGCTTGAAAGCGTAAAAAATCATCCGCTGCTCAAAGCGCTGGAGGCAAGTTTTCAGGCCCAACTTGATGAATCAACCGTAGAACCCCTGTAACACATGTAAATAGAGGTACAACAATGTTTGGCAATATGGGCGACCTGATGAAACAGGCGCAGCAAATGCAGGAAAAAATGCAGCAGATGCAGGCAGACCTCGCCAACGCCGAGGTAACCGGCAGCGCTGGCGCCGGCATGGTTACGGTGGTGATGAACGGCCGTCACGACGTGCGCAAGGTGAACGTGGATCAAAGCCTGCTCAGT
This genomic stretch from Simiduia sp. 21SJ11W-1 harbors:
- a CDS encoding YbaB/EbfC family nucleoid-associated protein; amino-acid sequence: MFGNMGDLMKQAQQMQEKMQQMQADLANAEVTGSAGAGMVTVVMNGRHDVRKVNVDQSLLSEDKEMLEDLLAAAVNDAVRKVEEKNKEMMGNLTGGMQMPPGFKMPF